The following coding sequences lie in one Synechococcales cyanobacterium T60_A2020_003 genomic window:
- a CDS encoding response regulator — translation MGNSVFSEEGQNDQSTLSADILIVDDVPDNIRFLSSFLIEHGYRVRKAVNGQMALTAIQALRPDLILLDVNLPDFSGYEICSRLKDDQTTQSIPIIFLSAGNETVDKVKAFKLGAADYITKPFYLEEVLARIQTQLTIQGLQAELESQNVQLKDALEALKISQAHVVQQEKMATLRKVVAGVAHEVNNPLSFIACNVKPAQDYIQTLTTLLDLYQQHYPDPDPDIQDYLDTIDLEFISADVQNIIRSMGTGAERIRDVILALQQFIRLDEKGIKLIDVHESINNTLVFLQNRLTLNAGALAIEIRKTYGEIPPIQCYAAQLNQAIFNLLCNAVDAIEEKLVKFPSNGFQPVITITTQQLDDHRVSICIQDNGIGIPAQNQLLIFEPFFSTKQAGQGVGLGLATSRSIVEEVHRGTLTVQSSPEMGTEFRITLPIQAVKTSTLTPPQAASG, via the coding sequence ATGGGTAACTCTGTGTTTTCTGAAGAAGGTCAAAACGATCAATCTACTTTATCAGCAGATATTTTAATTGTCGATGATGTTCCAGATAATATTCGCTTTCTTTCCAGTTTTTTAATTGAACATGGATATCGAGTTCGAAAGGCTGTGAATGGTCAGATGGCGTTAACAGCGATTCAAGCACTCAGACCGGATCTCATTTTGCTAGATGTAAATCTGCCTGATTTCAGTGGATATGAAATCTGTAGTCGTTTGAAGGATGATCAGACGACTCAATCAATTCCGATTATTTTTCTCAGTGCTGGAAATGAAACGGTTGATAAAGTAAAAGCCTTCAAGCTTGGTGCAGCAGACTACATCACGAAGCCTTTCTATCTTGAAGAGGTGCTTGCTCGGATTCAAACCCAGCTCACTATCCAGGGACTCCAAGCAGAGCTAGAGTCGCAAAATGTGCAGCTTAAAGATGCCTTAGAGGCATTGAAGATCTCCCAAGCTCACGTCGTACAACAGGAGAAAATGGCGACACTCAGAAAGGTCGTTGCTGGGGTAGCCCATGAGGTTAATAATCCCCTGAGTTTTATTGCCTGTAATGTGAAACCTGCCCAGGACTATATTCAAACGTTGACAACATTATTAGACCTTTATCAGCAGCACTATCCCGATCCAGATCCTGACATTCAAGATTATCTAGATACGATTGATCTAGAGTTTATATCTGCGGACGTGCAAAACATTATTCGCTCCATGGGAACGGGGGCAGAGCGTATTCGAGATGTGATTCTAGCGCTGCAACAGTTTATTCGTTTGGACGAAAAGGGTATCAAGCTGATCGATGTCCATGAAAGCATTAATAATACGCTTGTGTTTCTGCAAAATCGTTTAACTCTAAACGCAGGGGCGCTCGCCATTGAAATCCGTAAAACCTATGGCGAAATTCCTCCAATTCAATGCTATGCCGCTCAACTAAATCAGGCAATTTTTAATCTGCTCTGCAACGCCGTCGACGCGATTGAGGAAAAGCTCGTAAAGTTTCCGTCCAATGGGTTCCAACCCGTTATTACGATCACAACGCAGCAACTGGATGACCATAGGGTTTCTATTTGTATTCAAGATAATGGTATTGGGATTCCTGCTCAAAATCAGCTTTTGATTTTTGAACCTTTCTTTTCCACAAAGCAAGCAGGGCAGGGTGTTGGCTTAGGTCTGGCGACGAGTCGCAGCATTGTGGAAGAGGTGCATCGCGGCACATTGACCGTCCAATCTTCCCCTGAAATGGGAACAGAATTCCGAATAACGCTGCCTATTCAGGCTGTTAAAACATCCACTCTAACCCCACCCCAAGCTGCTTCTGGCTGA
- a CDS encoding divergent PAP2 family protein, whose protein sequence is MQDFLTIINNHVLIVAVLACFTAQFLKPFIELALQGKFRIHSMIEAGGMPSSHSAMVTALAGGVGQTTGWASTEFAIACVFAIIVMYDAMGIRQAAGLHARRLNQLVDELLSDRSEFSEERLKELLGHTPLQVLIGSMVGAAVSWLAAPAY, encoded by the coding sequence ATGCAGGATTTTCTCACAATCATTAATAACCATGTTCTGATTGTCGCTGTGCTGGCGTGTTTCACAGCCCAATTCTTAAAACCGTTTATTGAACTTGCCTTGCAAGGAAAATTTAGGATCCACTCCATGATTGAGGCCGGCGGCATGCCCAGTTCTCACTCGGCCATGGTGACGGCTCTGGCGGGTGGCGTAGGGCAAACGACAGGATGGGCCAGTACCGAATTTGCGATCGCCTGTGTATTTGCCATTATCGTCATGTACGATGCAATGGGTATTCGCCAAGCCGCCGGACTCCACGCTCGACGGTTAAATCAGCTTGTAGACGAACTCTTGAGCGATCGCTCCGAATTTAGCGAAGAGCGTCTCAAGGAACTCCTCGGCCACACCCCGCTGCAAGTCTTGATTGGCTCGATGGTGGGCGCGGCGGTCTCTTGGTTGGCTGCACCTGCGTACTGA
- a CDS encoding polyprenyl synthetase family protein, protein MVMTDEARSKPNFDLAAYLSERKVLVEAALDQSITVTYPETIYEAMRYSLMAGGKRLRPILCLATCELTGGTLESAMPTACAMEMVHTMSLIHDDLPAMDNDDYRRGRLTNHKVYGEDIAILAGDGLLTYAFEFIARQTKDVPAERVLSVIAWLGRAVGAEGLVGGQVLDLQSEGKPDVTVDTLTYIHRHKTGALLEASVVCGAILAGADEATLNRLSEYAQNIGLAFQIIDDILDITATPEELGKTAGKDLVAQKATYPSLWGLEESRRQADQLIASAKAQLDPFGDRAQPLRALTDYIVARTN, encoded by the coding sequence ATGGTCATGACGGACGAAGCACGCTCAAAACCTAATTTTGATCTCGCCGCCTATCTCAGCGAACGCAAAGTGCTAGTCGAGGCCGCGCTGGATCAATCCATCACGGTGACCTATCCCGAAACCATTTACGAAGCCATGCGCTACTCGCTGATGGCGGGCGGAAAGCGGTTGCGTCCCATTCTGTGTCTCGCCACCTGTGAGCTAACGGGCGGAACGCTGGAGTCTGCTATGCCCACGGCCTGTGCGATGGAAATGGTGCATACGATGTCGCTCATCCACGACGATCTTCCGGCGATGGATAATGATGACTATCGGCGCGGTCGGCTGACTAACCATAAGGTATATGGCGAAGATATTGCCATCCTGGCCGGAGATGGTCTACTCACCTACGCATTCGAGTTCATCGCCCGCCAAACCAAGGACGTTCCGGCAGAGCGGGTGCTGAGTGTGATTGCGTGGCTCGGTCGAGCCGTCGGCGCAGAAGGGTTAGTCGGTGGTCAGGTGCTAGATCTGCAATCGGAAGGAAAGCCTGATGTTACGGTCGATACGCTGACCTACATTCACCGTCACAAAACTGGAGCCTTGCTCGAAGCCTCGGTGGTGTGTGGGGCTATCCTCGCCGGAGCTGATGAGGCCACCCTCAACCGATTGTCGGAGTACGCTCAAAATATCGGTCTGGCCTTCCAAATTATTGACGACATCCTAGACATTACGGCAACACCCGAAGAGTTGGGGAAAACCGCAGGTAAAGACCTCGTAGCGCAAAAGGCCACCTATCCCAGTCTCTGGGGCTTAGAGGAGTCCAGGCGGCAGGCGGATCAGTTGATTGCGTCGGCTAAGGCTCAGCTTGATCCCTTTGGCGATCGCGCCCAGCCGTTAAGAGCGCTTACAGACTACATCGTGGCACGCACAAACTAA